A single genomic interval of Asinibacterium sp. OR53 harbors:
- a CDS encoding capsule assembly Wzi family protein has product MTINEGWGQSFTSDRIKELFRNQQLLGTYQPNHSLLVNANQVPLTDLDSALDIKAQQPLIEFLPAQLVQQYNSQLPYDWNNGTMIPARGYQLQASVGVHAQLGRHLEIQLAPEAVLAENKSFEQFSSQLSDKSWAARYRFWNTIDMPDRFGNGHYQKLFPGQSFIRYNTRSLSFGISTQSLWWGPGYRNALIMSSNAPGFLHATINTIRPLHTGIGDFEGQIIAGKLDGSDVLPPRIYSVYNGQFLYQPKNDEWRYLAGMALTWRPKWTPNLFLGFAKASYLYHSDITNPLDVLPFEGFLGHSRTQAERTGKKASLGSLFMRYIMPKEQAEMYLEYGRKDISMMPWNVLQNAPYRRAFTGGFRKLFNWKNQSHILLAVELTQLQASDATLIRNPDSWYTHAYVRQGYTQLGRPLGAGIGPGSNSETLEIAWVKGLKKIGIQFERLRHNGDFYYYAFESIGDFRRNWVDLSTTFKADWNYQRFFFSGQLGIIRSLNYQWLVIQIDPRNYFAPGNEYLNIAAKIGVGYRF; this is encoded by the coding sequence TTGACAATTAATGAAGGTTGGGGGCAGTCTTTCACTAGTGACCGGATTAAAGAGCTGTTCCGCAACCAGCAATTATTGGGTACTTATCAACCCAACCATTCACTCTTGGTGAATGCCAACCAGGTGCCATTGACCGACCTGGATTCGGCGCTGGACATAAAAGCACAGCAACCTCTTATAGAGTTCCTCCCGGCCCAACTGGTACAGCAATACAACAGCCAATTACCTTACGACTGGAACAATGGCACCATGATACCCGCCCGCGGTTACCAGTTACAAGCTTCTGTAGGTGTGCACGCACAACTGGGCCGCCACCTCGAAATACAACTGGCCCCCGAAGCGGTACTCGCCGAAAACAAATCCTTTGAACAGTTCTCTTCTCAATTGAGCGATAAATCCTGGGCGGCGCGATACCGTTTCTGGAACACCATCGACATGCCCGACCGTTTCGGCAACGGCCATTACCAGAAACTGTTCCCCGGCCAGTCATTCATCCGCTACAATACCCGCTCCCTTTCCTTCGGTATTTCTACGCAAAGCCTATGGTGGGGTCCCGGTTACCGCAATGCGCTCATCATGAGCAGCAACGCCCCCGGCTTCCTGCACGCTACCATCAATACCATCCGCCCGCTGCACACCGGCATAGGCGATTTTGAAGGGCAGATTATTGCCGGCAAACTGGATGGCAGTGATGTATTGCCACCCCGCATCTACAGTGTGTACAACGGCCAGTTCCTGTACCAGCCCAAAAACGATGAATGGCGCTACCTGGCCGGGATGGCGCTCACCTGGCGACCCAAGTGGACGCCCAACCTCTTCCTGGGCTTCGCCAAAGCCTCTTACCTCTACCACAGCGACATCACCAACCCGTTAGATGTATTGCCTTTTGAAGGCTTCCTGGGACACAGCCGTACCCAGGCCGAACGCACCGGTAAAAAAGCTTCCCTGGGCTCTTTGTTCATGCGCTATATCATGCCCAAAGAACAGGCTGAAATGTACCTGGAATACGGCCGCAAAGACATTTCCATGATGCCATGGAACGTGCTGCAGAACGCTCCCTACCGCAGGGCCTTCACCGGCGGCTTCCGCAAACTCTTCAATTGGAAAAACCAAAGCCACATTCTGCTGGCAGTAGAACTAACGCAATTACAGGCCTCCGATGCCACCCTCATACGCAACCCCGATAGCTGGTACACCCATGCCTACGTGCGGCAGGGCTATACGCAACTGGGACGTCCGCTGGGCGCCGGCATAGGCCCTGGCAGCAACAGCGAGACACTGGAAATAGCCTGGGTAAAAGGACTGAAAAAAATAGGCATCCAGTTTGAACGCCTCCGCCACAACGGCGATTTTTACTATTATGCTTTTGAATCGATCGGCGACTTCCGCCGCAACTGGGTAGACCTCTCTACCACCTTCAAAGCCGATTGGAACTACCAGCGTTTCTTCTTCTCCGGCCAGCTCGGCATCATCCGCTCCCTCAACTACCAATGGCTGGTAATACAGATAGACCCCCGCAACTATTTTGCACCGGGTAACGAGTATTTGAATATCGCCGCTAAAATAGGTGTTGGCTACCGGTTTTAA
- a CDS encoding capsule assembly Wzi family protein, whose product MKNKYRVSLLKLGKLFVFLMGGLQAAAQGVEIGSVNDQALRMLQLQGKLNAKYSLMARPFFAEGAITTDSIYKLIDDSASINVTRKRIGDKGVLEIFPLTINSQLNTHHPYGWNQPGFVQANGWQGLITAGAYTAIGPLSIQVKPVVVYAANTGFEHTNTYGAVTRGSYSRVLPGQSSIRLNAGAVSLGISTENLWWGPGSFNSLLMSNNAPGFLHLTFNSTRPVKTPIGSFEWQLVSGKLYEDTMLLREDKNLTTTYYNPKNYDGSGYSGPYDPHQKWRYFNGVTITYQPKWIKGLFLGINRIAYAYNDSLQSGNSNFFHSYMPVIFGVFRESYAYGTRQGVKKRYKQMLSLHARYLFPQAHTEIYAEYGWGDNLLNIRDFVLNVPHSTAYILGARKMVPLNAKNQWLDVQAELTRLSQPSDYIPRTAGNWYGYQGGYTQQSRIIGAGIGPGNNVQTFATTWVHGWKRLGIKLERLQHDPNSYPVYWSDYSVGFTGQQRFGKWIASSLLQFIQSKNYTWEAGKDRFNFYGTLNLTYVF is encoded by the coding sequence ATGAAGAACAAGTATAGAGTTAGCTTACTGAAATTAGGTAAGCTTTTTGTTTTTTTAATGGGTGGATTGCAGGCAGCTGCCCAGGGAGTGGAGATAGGATCGGTAAATGATCAGGCACTGCGGATGTTGCAATTGCAAGGGAAATTGAATGCAAAGTATTCTCTAATGGCACGACCTTTTTTTGCGGAAGGGGCCATTACAACTGACAGCATTTATAAACTGATTGATGATAGTGCCAGTATAAATGTGACCAGGAAACGAATAGGAGACAAAGGGGTATTAGAAATTTTCCCTCTTACCATCAACAGTCAGTTGAATACACATCACCCTTATGGATGGAATCAACCTGGGTTTGTACAGGCGAATGGATGGCAGGGGCTTATTACTGCCGGCGCTTATACTGCTATTGGGCCATTGAGCATACAGGTAAAGCCTGTAGTAGTATACGCTGCTAACACCGGGTTTGAACATACTAACACCTATGGTGCGGTAACAAGAGGTAGTTACTCGCGTGTCTTACCCGGCCAATCCAGTATCCGGCTGAATGCCGGAGCTGTTTCATTAGGTATTTCTACGGAAAATCTTTGGTGGGGGCCGGGTAGTTTTAATTCCTTGCTGATGAGCAATAACGCACCCGGATTCCTGCACCTTACTTTCAATTCTACAAGGCCTGTAAAAACTCCCATCGGTAGTTTTGAATGGCAATTGGTGAGTGGGAAACTTTATGAGGATACTATGCTATTAAGGGAAGATAAGAACCTGACTACTACGTATTATAATCCCAAAAATTATGATGGTAGTGGTTATAGTGGTCCCTATGACCCGCATCAAAAATGGCGATATTTCAATGGTGTTACTATCACTTACCAACCCAAATGGATCAAAGGGCTCTTCCTGGGCATTAATAGAATAGCCTATGCATACAATGATAGTTTGCAAAGTGGGAATAGCAATTTCTTCCACAGCTATATGCCTGTGATCTTTGGTGTATTTAGAGAGAGCTATGCTTACGGAACACGACAAGGGGTAAAAAAAAGGTACAAACAAATGCTAAGCTTGCACGCACGTTATCTATTCCCCCAAGCTCATACCGAAATTTATGCTGAATATGGCTGGGGAGATAATCTGCTCAATATCCGCGACTTTGTGCTTAATGTACCCCATTCAACTGCATATATTCTGGGTGCCCGAAAAATGGTTCCTCTAAACGCGAAGAATCAATGGCTGGACGTACAAGCAGAATTGACCAGGCTTTCACAGCCTTCGGACTATATTCCGCGAACTGCTGGTAATTGGTATGGATACCAAGGTGGCTATACTCAGCAAAGCCGCATAATCGGCGCCGGTATTGGCCCTGGCAACAATGTACAAACCTTCGCCACCACCTGGGTACACGGTTGGAAACGGTTGGGTATAAAATTGGAACGGCTCCAGCACGATCCTAACAGTTACCCCGTGTACTGGTCAGATTATTCTGTAGGCTTTACCGGCCAGCAACGTTTCGGTAAATGGATAGCGAGTTCACTCCTGCAATTCATCCAGTCGAAAAACTATACCTGGGAAGCCGGAAAAGACCGCTTCAACTTTTATGGAACCCTGAACCTCACTTATGTATTCTAA